One window from the genome of Plasmodium relictum strain SGS1 genome assembly, chromosome: 12 encodes:
- a CDS encoding methyltransferase, putative, which translates to MAVYGKISYWNERYTNEEEQFDWHQRWHGVKHIFAELEIKNDAKILNVGCGTSKFSEEMSDSGYTDITNIDASSVCIKKMKEIYNDKPNLKYILMNVCDMKEFKNEEFDLIIDKACLDSIVCSEDSLKNVEEMLSEISRTLKPEGIFIIISHAQPTYRLGYLQKPHYKWDITVKTVKRPMLGIVAPPVDDSLHYIYICKKGNTVT; encoded by the exons ATGGCAGTG tATGGTAAAATATCTTATTGGAATGAGCGATATACTaa tgAAGAAGAACAATTTGATTGGCATCAAAGATGGCATGGTGTAAAGCATATTTTTGCTGAACTTGAAATAAAAAACGAtgcaaaaattttaaatgttgGATGTGGAACATCAA aatTTAGCGAAGAAATGTCTGACAGTGGTTATACTGATATAACTAATATAGATGCATCATCTGtatgcataaaaaaaatgaaagaaatatACAATGATAAACCAAATTTAAAAT ATATCTTAATGAATGTGTGTGATAtgaaagaatttaaaaatgaagagtTTGATTTAATAATTGACAAAGCATGTCTAGATTCAATAGTG tgctCAGAAGATTCCTTAAAAAACGTTGAAGAAATGTTATCAGAAATATCAAGGACTTTAAA GCCTGAaggtatttttattattatatctcATGCGCAACCAACTTATAGACTAGGATATTTacaa aaaccTCATTATAAGTGGGATATTACTGTTAAAACAGTCAAACGCCCCATGTTAGGAATAGTGG ctCCTCCTGTAGATGATAGTTtgcattatatttatatttgtaaaaaaGGGAATACAGTAACTTAA
- the PTP1 gene encoding protein tyrosine phosphatase, putative, which yields MIQILPFLYLGGSNDVDNVEILKEKNIKALVICCTYFEFPKDKVPDGYENLRIDLEDIGLEQISSYFELSNNFIHSFISQEQSVLIYCCHGISRSSTIAIAYLMEKQNFCLNEAFNFIMKKKKICPNIGFIEQLCEYEKNVKDKITFSSKKYINWFTSEKCDSNASVDFSI from the exons atgattcaAATATTACCGTTTTTATATTTGGGAGGAAGCAATGATGTAGATAATGTTGAAATccttaaagaaaaaaatataaaagcaTTAGTTATTTGCTGTACTTATTTTGAGTTTCCTAAGGATAAAGTTCCTGATGGATATGAAAATTTACGAATTGATTTAGAAGATATAGGATTAGAACAAATTTCATCATATTTCGAAttatcaaataattttattcattCATTTATTTCTCAAGAGCAATCTGTTCTTATTTATTGTtg cCATGGAATAAGTAGATCATCTACAATAGCAATAGCTTACTTAATGGAAAAACAG AATTTTTGCCTTAATGAAGCATTCaattttataatgaaaaaaaaaaaaatttgtccTAATATTGGCTTTATAGAACAGTTATgtgaatatgaaaaaaatgtgaAAGATAAAATCACTTTTTCGtcaaaaaagtatataaattGGTTTACTTCAGAAAAGTGTGATAGTAATGCATCCGTAGACTTTAGTATTTAA
- a CDS encoding MFS-type transporter, putative, which yields MQGYIGDNFKLYKRRWLMLFYFSYCCMVDNLICFTFAPINNICYELYGISNNIFPQVYFIIYSIFSIPLSFLLSEFSLRTNVVFSSLLQFIGCFLRYLFWNNLKLVMFGQFLSSIGQIIFVNAPPEVSLIWFPVDERIISTSVSIISNVLGTAIIYLYAPFIVINKDDVKELLFSICLISFIGSTLVIFFFESCPPIPPSKTAEALNLNFNKKKNNENDNYYLSFDNSEVTRSKLSLKNFGRELNRFLCDLKIEVVNILSKKDIVKILIIFCYSECLISSFSADMSIVLKGISVNKGYFAVSGSLFIFNTVLGSALLCFNANSKYFKKLIILCISMIMTVCVLLNFTNNNILIIIIISLIGFWSGPIQPISVEMASIAVYPISSNLCTSILQVVSFTVSAIFISLFSYISKYYNITILVFFLSIFMLAISLNIQTIRKKPINALTFSIRSGLIKRNTFHTHKFGDFFNNNDNTQELLENYNDLSMLPSDSKILDDYSNPPSVLRMYSHFSSTPRNSSTSTSKYSNKSEESIFKIKEMKNNCIEDFYKIHLSKKLNLQNLRKELLFYDHKMETLNKTTKSYSNINYDDYNTICKYDIKKMNAMNYYSI from the exons ATGCAAGGTTACATAGGAg ATAATTTTAAGCTGTATAAAAGAAGATGGTTgatgttattttatttttcctatTGTTGTATGGTTGATAATTTAATATGTTTTACATTCGCtccaataaataatatttgttATGAGTTATATGGaatttcaaataatatatttccacaagtatattttattatttattcaatattttcaatacctttatcttttttattaagtgAATTTTCATTAAGAACAAACGTAGTATTTAGTTCATTATTACAGTTTATTGGTTGCTTTCTAAGATATTTATTTTGGAACAATTTAAAACTTGTTATGTTTGGTCAATTTCTATCATCAATTGGccaaataatttttgttaacGCTCCACCAGAAGTTTCTTTAATTTGGTTTCCAGTTGATGAGCGAATTATTTCAACAAGCGTTTCTATTATTTCCAATGTATTAGGAACAGccataatatatttatatgcacCTTTTATAGTGATAAATAAAGATGAtgtaaaagaattattattttccatTTGCCTTATAAGCTTTATTGGTTCAACTTtggtaatttttttttttgaaagttGTCCACCTATTCCCCCATCAAAAACAGCTGAAGCATTAAATTTaaactttaataaaaagaaaaataatgaaaatgataattattatttaagttTTGATAATTCAGAAGTAACTAGAAGCAAATTAAGCTTAAAAAATTTCGGAAGAGAATTAAATCGTTTTTTATGTGATTTAAAGATTGAAGTAGTTAatatattatcaaaaaaagatattgtaaagatattaataatattctgCTATTCAGAATGTCTGATTAGTAGTTTTTCGGCTGATATGTCTATTGTTTTAAAAGGAATATCCGTAAATAAAGGGTATTTTGCTGTGTCTGgatctttatttatttttaatactgTATTGGGTAGTGCattattatgttttaatgCTAATAGCAAATACTTTAAGAAATTAATTATCTTATGTATTTCCATGATTATGACTGTATGTGTACTTTTAAATTTcactaataataatatattaataattattattattagtcTAATTGGCTTCTGGTCAGGTCCTATTCAACCAATATCCGTTGAAATGGCATCCATAGCAGTCTACCCAATAAGTTCTAATTTGTGTACTTCCATACTGCAAGTAGTTTCATTTACTGTCAGTGCTATTTTTATATCgcttttttcatatatatcaaaatattataaCATCACTATtttggttttttttttatccatTTTTATGTTGGCAATTAGTCTAAATATACAAACTATCAGAAAAAAACCTATAAATGCTTTAACTTTTTCTATTAGAAGTGGacttataaaaagaaatacttTTCATACACATAAGTTTGgagatttttttaataataatgataatactCAAGAATTATTAGAAAACTATAATGATTTATCAATGCTTCCATCAGATTCAAAAATTCTTGATGATTATTCTAATCCACCATCTGTATTAAGAATGTATTCTCATTTTTCATCTACTCCTCGGAATTCATCAACTAGTACATCCAAATATAGTAATAAATCAGAAGAAagtattttcaaaataaaagaaatgaaaaataattgtatagaagacttttataaaattcatctgagtaaaaaattaaatcttCAAAATTTAAGAAAGGAACTTTTATTTTACGATCACAAAATGGAAACATTAAACAAAACAACTAAATCATATTCAAATATTAATTACGATGATTACAATACGATTTGTAAatatgatattaaaaaaatgaatgctATGAATTACTATTCTATTTAA
- the PPM3 gene encoding protein phosphatase PPM3, putative — MSRINLISTKEVSEVVSWYTHVCAGTMQGYRSTEEDATVILASLKNFPSCKMCSIFDGHIGKETALYCARNIANFIGNCKSLDSNNIINACIQMDNEILNSNFANSGSTAIIAIIEKIVNKDFFKLYICNLGDSRAMLIKSDGSFISLSEDHKPYNKKEKERIDKIGGFVENGRILGYIGVSRSFGDKNYKKNSNFPYNPHEAMITCIPDIKIFYANYDDILFLGCDGLFETLSWNDVAKFSYEYINEYTLSDAVINILDYALLSGSKDNITIQIIKFFDEKIDNFYFREKLVPSIYIHNEKITKYEFYGNFLNKYHINDKNIINNLMESCDEIKGKYSSIEPFLKKIRENKNTHIILNRRNNKNIKYLTLPILREDLVTNDVLNKMDQTDFNKMIEFFREYDRKKMLNY; from the exons atgaGTAGAATCAATTTAATAAGCACAAAGGAAGTGTCTGAAGTTGTCAGCTGGTATACTCATGTTTGTGCTGGAACTATGCAAGGATATCGTTCTACTGAAGAAGAt GCAACTGTTATTTTAGCATCTCTTAAAAATTTTCCATCATGcaa aATGTGTTCTATATTTGATGG cCACATAGGAAAAGAAACTGCTTTATATTGTGCACGAAATATTGCTAATTTTATcg gTAATTGTAAATCTTTAGAttctaataatataataaatgctTGTATTCAGATGGATAACGAAATTTTAA atagtAACTTTGCTAATAGTGGGTCAACAG CAATAATTGCtattattgaaaaaattgTGAACAAAGATTTCTTTAAgctttatatatgtaatttag GAGATTCGCGTGCAATGCTAATAAAAAGTGATGGTTCCTTTATTTCATTAAGTGAAGATCACAAGccttataataaaaaagaaaaagaaagaattgATAAAATTGGAGGATTTGTTGAAAATGGTAGAATACTTGGTTATATAGGCGTGTCTAGATCATTTGGagataaa aattataaaaaaaactcCAATTTTCCTTATAATCCACATGAGGCAATGATAACTTGTATACcagatataaaaatattttatgcaAACTACgatgatattttatttttaggaTGTGATGGATTATTCGAAACTTTATCATGGAATGATGTAGCAAAATTTAGTTATGAATACATTAATGAATATACATTAAGTGATGctgtaataaatattttagatTATGCCTTATTATCAGGTTCAAAGGATAATATAACTAttcaaataattaaatttttcgaTGAAAAGATagacaatttttattttagagAAAAATTAGTACCaagtatttatatacataatgAAAAGATAACAAAATACGAATTTTAtggaaattttttaaataaatatcatataaatgataagaatattataaataatttaatggaAAGTTGTGATGAAATTAAAGGTAAATACTCTTCTATTGAgccatttttaaaaaaaattagagaaaacaaaaatacaCATATCATATTAAATAGAAGAaacaacaaaaatataaaatatttgacTCTACCTATCCTACGAGAGGATCTTGTAACAAACGATGTTCTTAATAAAATGGATCAAACTGACTTTAATAAAATGATAGAATTTTTTAGAGAATatgatagaaaaaaaatgttgaattattaa
- a CDS encoding 6-phosphogluconate dehydrogenase, decarboxylating, putative: MENKCDIGLIGLAVMGQNLSLNIASKGFKIGVYNRTYSRTEETIKRAKEENLVIYGYKTLVELINNLKKPRIIILLIQAGPAVDENINNILNYFEEGDIIIDGGNEWYQNSERRINLCKKKKVEYLAMGVSGGEEGARYGCSFMPGGSKYAYDCVKNILEKCSAHVGDSPCVTYIGKGSSGNYVKMVHNGIEYGDMQLISESYIIMKNILNYNNQKLSEVFKKWNEGILNSYLIEITSKIFEKKDELTDNYLIDMILDIAGAKGTGKWTMLESIERGIPCPTICAALDARNISTFKELRTKTDLKFNNETQNYLCEDIDAIENHILNALYCCKIISYTQGLFLLKHVSNEMNWELDLGEIARIWRGGCIIRAVFLDRITKAFKNDKKLELLFLDKDFSDEIKNKMPSLKKIVQLATQYSIPIPAFSASLAYFQMISSKNLPLNLVQAQRDYFGSHTYKRIDREGSYHTIWN, translated from the coding sequence atGGAAAATAAGTGTGATATAGGCTTAATAGGTCTAGCTGTAATGGGCCAAAATTTGAGTTTAAATATTGCTAGTAAAGGTTTTAAAATAGGTGTATATAATAGAACATATAGCAGAACAGAAGAAACAATTAAAAGAgcaaaagaagaaaatttagTTATATATGGTTATAAAACATTAGTagaattaattaataatttaaaaaaaccaagaataattattttattaatacaaGCAGGGCCAGCTGttgatgaaaatataaataatatattaaattattttgaagAGGGAGATATAATTATTGATGGTGGAAATGAATGGTATCAAAATTCAGAAAGAAGAATAAAtttatgcaaaaaaaaaaaggtagaATATCTAGCTATGGGAGTAAGTGGAGGAGAGGAAGGAGCAAGATACGGTTGTTCTTTTATGCCAGGGGGTTCTAAATATGCATATGATTGTGTCAAgaatattttagaaaaatgtTCAGCTCATGTTGGGGACTCTCCTTGTGTTACATATATAGGAAAAGGTTCTTCAGgtaattatgtaaaaatgGTACACAATGGCATTGAATATGGAGATATGCAATTAATATCTGAAAGCtatattattatgaaaaatatattaaattataataatcaGAAATTATCTGAAGTCTTTAAAAAATGGAATGAAGGAATATTgaattcttatttaattgaaattacatcaaaaatttttgaaaaaaaagatgaactTACTGATAATTATCTAATAGATATGATTCTTGATATTGCTGGTGCTAAAGGAACAGGAAAATGGACTATGCTTGAATCAATTGAAAGAGGAATACCATGCCCTACTATATGTGCTGCTTTAGATGCACGCAATATTAGTACTTTTAAGGAATTAAGAACTAAAACTGACTTAAAATTTAACAATGAAACACAAAATTACTTATGTGAAGATATAGATGCAATTGAAAATCACATATTAAATGCTCTATATTGTTGTAAGATTATTTCTTACACACAAGGATTATTCCTTTTAAAACATGTTTCTAATGAAATGAATTGGGAATTGGATTTGGGAGAAATTGCAAGAATATGGAGAGGGGGATGCATAATAAGAGCAGTGTTTTTAGATCGAATAACAAAAGCATTTAAAAATGAcaaaaaattagaattattatttttagataAAGATTTTTcagatgaaattaaaaataaaatgccttctttaaaaaaaatagttcaATTAGCTACCCAATATTCTATTCCAATTCCTGCATTTTCTGCTAGTTTAGCTTATTTTCAAATGATTTCATCAAAAAACTTACCTCTTAATTTAGTACAAGCACAAAGAGATTATTTTGGTTCTCATACCTACAAAAGAATTGATCGCGAAGGAAGTTATCATACTATATGGAactga
- a CDS encoding mitochondrial ribosomal protein S11 precursor, putative — MFKIISVLNKYFYLRNNNKIYANSSILRGYTNSSRINLNNVNRKIFRNYTTLSQEAVKAITNLKETIKKQDKKKKNITRETLKNCQGHKRRFKLFGDREEFHNIDRDKNNLIIEPTDSFRAVITTSKNNVHIQVINKSKNYKTIFGSFAGNVGFTKSLQQSERCAYRIGENIAKKCRRLGIFSIDVKFRRIMRVETILQAMYANNLNITHIIHEPRLPRCGLNASKPRKRRRV; from the coding sequence atgtttaaaattattagtgtactaaataaatatttttacctaagaaataataataaaatttatgctAATTCAAGTATTCTTAGGGGATACACAAATAGTTCtagaataaatttaaataatgtaaatagaaaaatatttagaaatTATACCACATTATCGCAAGAAGCAGTAAAGGCAATAACAAATCTAAAGGAAACCATAAAAAAgcaagataaaaaaaaaaaaaatattacacgAGAAACTCTTAAAAATTGTCAAGGCCACAAAAGAAGATTTAAGTTATTTGGTGATAGAGAAGAATTTCATAATATAGATagagataaaaataatttaataatagaaCCAACTGATTCTTTTCGAGCCGTTATTACTAcatcaaaaaataatgtgCATATTCAAGTTATAAACAAAAGCAAAAACTATAAAACTATATTTGGTTCTTTTGCTGGGAATGTAGGTTTTACAAAATCTTTACAACAAAGTGAAAGATGTGCTTATAGAATTGGTGAAAATATAGCTAAAAAATGTAGAAGACTTGGAATATTTTCTATTGATGTAAAGTTCAGAAGAATTATGAGAGTGGAAACAATTTTACAAGCAATGTAtgcaaataatttaaatataacacATATAATACATGAACCTAGATTACCAAGATGTGGATTAAATGCATCAAAACCAAGAAAAAGAAGACGCGtctga
- the IscU1 gene encoding nifU protein, putative: MFNKITQICKQKEVLCVNFLKGKCMNDCIYTRNYSDHVKDHFHKPRNVGSFDKNEKNVGTSIVGKASCGDVIKLQLKIEDNVIKDARFMAFGCGSAIASSSYATELIKGKTIDEALKIKNDDIASHLNLPPVKIHCSLLAEDAIKHAIKNYREKVIN, translated from the coding sequence atgtttaataaaattactcAGATATGTAAACAAAAGGAAGTATTATGtgtaaattttttgaaaGGTAAGTGCATGAACGATTGTATATATACACGTAATTATAGTGATCATGTAAAAGATCATTTTCATAAACCAAGAAATGTTGGATCCTtcgataaaaatgaaaaaaatgttgGAACTTCTATTGTTGGAAAGGCATCTTGTGGTGATGTTATAAAAttacaattaaaaattgaaGATAATGTAATTAAAGATGCTCGTTTTATGGCATTTGGTTGTGGTTCAGCTATAGCTAGTAGTTCATATGCAACAGAATTAATAAAGGGGAAAACAATTGATGAagctttaaaaattaaaaatgatgaCATTGCCTCCCATTTAAACCTACCCCCTGTTAAAATTCATTGTAGTTTATTAGCCGAAGATGCCATAAAGCATGCCATTAAAAATTACAGAGAAAaagttataaattaa
- a CDS encoding aminopeptidase P, putative, whose product MHLKTFIYIFFFLMVFHLNVFKRNKGNFFLSAHYLNSNSKSQNITDYSEHNISDNCLNNKVCYDSYAKHLRKALETSNLNINQENKQIFPISNNLTNNLEKSDIKRVTRNISKNNEMKPYIARLEELKNVMKRNNIDVYILMNNDEHNSEVINDKDKKIYYLSNYSGDDGTLIITQDKQIMYVNPLYELQANIELDKDIFTLKIMRIGNLDEMYETISSLQFNNIAFDGKNTGVGFFEKLRNSIARRYSNKKIEEKVIYGNNFDHLKQNNNINLLILENSLIEIKDFEVNTKSVFIHDLKFNGSSVSEKINKMKHYFIEENKNVNNLLISELDEIAYFLNLRGYDYKFSPLFYSYLLFQFNRQKNNFDKIILFTIVNNLTEEVKDYLKKNNIIIKDYENVIEYLRDNISTKIKNKNDNKTVIDLTGDNCNNKEIINYDISLSPYINLIIYMLFDKKNVLLEKSPIVNMKAIKNDIEIENMKEAHILDALALLQFFHWVNEKKKSKELFNETEISLKNKIDYFRSTKKNFLFPSFTTISAIGSNAAIIHYMPTETSNTRISPSVYLLDSGGQYLHGTTDVTRTTHFGEPTEEEKKAYTLVLKGHLQLRKVIFASYTNSLALDFMARSYLFKNYMDYSHGTGHGVGLSLNVHEGGCSISPVTGTPLKKNMVLSNEPGYYLENKFGFRIENMQYVISKKKKENTEYLSFNDLTLYPYEKKLLDFSILNQEEINDINEYHDTIRKKLLPLLEENPTEYDKGIIDYLMEITEPISVN is encoded by the coding sequence ATGCATTTAAAAactttcatatatatatttttctttttaatggTATTCCACttaaatgtttttaaaagaaataaaggaaatttttttctttcagctcattatttaaattcaaATAGTAAATCTCAGAATATCACCGATTATTCTGAACATAACATAAGTGATAATTGTTTAAATAATAAGGTGTGCTATGATTCCTATGCAAAGCATTTAAGGAAAGCTTTAGAAACCTCTAATTTAAACATAAATCaagaaaataaacaaatatttCCAATCTCAAATAATTTaacaaataatttagaaaaatctGATATTAAAAGAGTTACCAGaaatatttctaaaaataacGAAATGAAGCCATATATTGCTCGAttagaagaattaaaaaatgttatgaaaagaaataatattgatgtatatatattaatgaatAATGATGAGCATAATTCAGAAGtaataaatgataaagataaaaagatTTATTATTTGAGTAACTATAGTGGGGATGATGGAACTTTAATAATAACGCAAGATAAACAAATAATGTATGTTAATCCATTATATGAATTACAAGCAAACATTGAATTAgataaagatatttttacactaaaaattatgagAATAGGTAATTTAGATGAAATGTATGAGACAATTTCTTCTTTgcaatttaataatattgcTTTTGATGGAAAAAATACTGGTGTTggattttttgaaaaattaagaaatagTATTGCACGTAGatatagtaataaaaaaattgaggAAAAAGTAATATATGGAAATAACTTTGATcatttaaaacaaaataataatattaatctCTTGATATTGGAAAATTCTTTGATAGAAATAAAAGACTTCGAAGTAAATACAAAGAGTGTATTCATACATGATTTAAAGTTTAATGGATCTTCTGTTtctgaaaaaattaataaaatgaagCACTATTttattgaagaaaataaaaacgtaaataatttattaatttctgaATTAGATGAAATAgcttattttttaaacttaCGTGGTTATGATTACAAATTTTctcctttattttattcttatttattgTTTCAATTTAATAGacagaaaaataattttgataaaattatCCTGTTTACTATCGTTAATAATTTAACAGAAGAAGTTAAAGATTAtctaaaaaagaataatatcaTTATAAAGGATTATGAAAATGTAATAGAATATTTAAGGGATAACATATCaacgaaaataaaaaataaaaatgataataaaactGTTATAGATTTAACAGGTGATAATTGTAACAAcaaagaaattataaattacgATATTTCATTAAGTccttatattaatttaattatttatatgctatttgataaaaaaaatgttttattagaaaaatcaCCAATTGTAAATATGAAAGcaattaaaaatgatattgaAATAGAAAACATGAAAGAAGCACATATATTAGATGCTTTAGCATTATTGCAATTTTTTCATTGGGttaacgaaaaaaaaaagtcgaAAGAGTTATTTAATGAAACGgaaatttctttaaaaaataaaatagactATTTCAGATCAactaaaaagaattttttatttccttcTTTTACTACAATATCAGCAATAGGATCCAATGCAGCAATAATTCACTATATGCCAACAGAGACAAGCAACACTAGGATTTCTCCGAGTGTATATTTATTAGATTCAGGAGGGCAATATCTTCATGGGACTACTGATGTTACTAGAACTACTCACTTTGGGGAACCGacagaagaagaaaaaaaagcataTACATTAGTTTTAAAAGGACATTTGCAACTAAGAAAGGTTATTTTTGCATCTTACACTAATTCTCTTGCATTAGATTTTATGGCTAgatcatatttatttaaaaattatatggaTTATAGTCATGGTACAGGTCATGGGGTTGGTCTATCTTTAAATGTTCATGAAGGAGGTTGCTCTATTTCTCCAGTTACTGGAActcctttaaaaaaaaatatggttCTTTCTAATGAGCCTGGTtattatttagaaaataaatttgGTTTCAGAATTGAAAATATGCAGTATGTAAtcagtaaaaaaaaaaaagaaaatacgGAATATCTTTCCTTTAACGATTTGACTCTTTATccatatgaaaaaaaattactagaTTTTTCTATCTTAAACCAAGAGGAAATTAATGATATTAATGAGTATCATGATACCATTAGAAAAAAGTTGCTTCCTTTATTAGAAGAAAATCCAACAGAATATGATAAAGGTATTATAGATTATTTAATGGAAATTACTGAACCAATTTCAGTCAactag